The window CGAACCCAGGTTCATCACGTAGATGTCCGGGTTACCGTCTTTCGACAGTACGAATGCCAGGCGATTGCCATCCGGCGACCAGGCTGGCGCGCCATTCAGGCCTTCGAAGTTGGTGATCTGCTCACGGCGACCGGTGTCGATGTTCTGCATGAAGATACGCGGACGCTTCTGCTCGAACGAGACGTAAGCGATGCGCTTGCCATCCGGTGCGAAACGCGGCGACAGGATCGGCTCGCGCGATTGCAGCAGGGTCACGGCGCGAGCACCGTCATAATCCGAGCGTTGCAGCGTGTAGCGCGTGTTCTTCTCGGAGAAGCGTTCGGCCGTCACGTACAGCAGACGAGTCGAGAACGCACCTTTGATGCCGGTGAGCTTTTCAAACGACTGGTCGGCGATGTAGTGGGACATGTCGCGCAGTTGATCGACGCTGCCCGACACGCTGCCGGTCAGCACTTGCTGCTCGGTGGCGACGTTGAAAAGAGCGTATTGAACCTGCAGGCGACCGCCCGATGGCACGATGCTGCCAACCATAATGTACTGGGCGTTGATCGCCTTCCAGTCACGGAAAATGATTTCGCTGGCCTGGCTCGGCTGGCTGATCATGTTCTGCTTTGGAATCGGCGCGTAGTAACCCGAGTTGCGCAGGTCGTTACCGATGATCTCGGCCATGTCGTCCGGCAGCACGGTGCCGCCCTGGAAACCGAATGGCACTACGGCAATTGGAGTTGCCTGGGAGCTACCACTGCTGACCAGGATATTTTTTTCATCTGCGGTGGCCAGTCCTGCAAAGCAGAACATGACTACAAGCAGTCCTCGAAGAAGGTTTCTCACAAGGCTAGATCCTCAGGTGTGAATGTCATCTTGAATGAACGATAGGGTGCGAAATCAGCTGGCTTCAGACCCTGCATTTCGGTCAATCGACCAATATTTTTTACCGCCGCTACCGCTGAGCTGTCGAACGGTACATCACCGCTGGACTTGGCAACCGATACGCCGGAGATTGTTCCATCAGGCAGCATGTTGATCTGCAGGATCACCTTCATGCCCTTGCGGGCCGACGGTGGCTGCGCCCAACCTTCAGAAGCACGCGAGCGAATCAGATCGTCGAAGTTACCCGCGACTTCATCACCCTGCTCATCCGCCAAGGCCTGCTGACGCTCCGGCGTGTCGGAAAGCAAATCGGCCAGGGCCTGAGCCTTTTTCTCATCGACCGATTTACGCGCCGCTTCCTGCGATTTTTTCTTCGCAGCATCGGCAGCAGCTTTCTTCTTCGCGTCTTCGGCGACTTTCTTCTTCGCCTCTTCAGCTTCAGATTTCTTCTTGGCGTCTTCCGCGGCTTTCTTCTTCGCGTCTTCGACAATCTTTTTCTTGGCTTCTTCAGCGGCCGCTTTCTTGGCCTCTTCTTCAGCTGCTTTCTTGGCTTCTTCTTCAGATTTCTTCTTGGCTATATCAGCCAATTGTTTCTCTTCAGCCTTTTTGGCTTCGGCGGTCTTCTTCGCTTCATCGGCTTTCTTGGCTTCATCAGCCTTTTTTGCCTCTTCCGCTTTTTTAGTCTCGTCGGCCTTCTTGGATTCTTCGGCTTTTTGAGCCGCATCTTCCTTCTTTTGTTCCGCGGCCTTGATCGCTTCCTGTTCGATCTTTTTCTGTTCCATCTGTTCGACTTCGGTCTGACGCGCGGCAGATTTCTTCGCCTCACCCGCAATCTTCTGATTGGTCTGGGTGGTCGCCTGACTCTTCGATTTCAGCTGGTACAAGGTCGCCTGGACAATCGGCTTGGCCGGCGGCAATTCCGGTGTGAAGGCGAAACTGACGAACAGCATGCCGAACACCAGCACGTGCAAGACAATCGCCAGGACACTAGGCCAGAAGTAGCTTTCCGAGGCGGACGGCTCTCGCATTTGCTGCATCAGGGTGCCTCGGTAATCAAGCCAACATTACCGACCCCGGCTTTCTGCAACCCGCCCATGGCGCCCATTACGGAACCGTAATCGACGGTCTTGTCGCCGCGGATGAACACCTGGGTGCGCTTGCCGCCTTCAGTGCCGGCTCGGATGATCTTGGTCACCGCGTCAGTCATCTGCGGCAAGGTCATGGCCTTGTCCTGTTGCTTTTCAGTGTCGACTTCGCTGCCAAGGTTCCAGTAGTAGGTCTTGTCAGACTTGATCGAAATGGTCAGGACCTGGGTGTTGTTGTCCTGCGGCAAGGCTTCGCTGGAAACCTTGGGCAGATCAACTTTCACGCCCTGATTGAGCATCGGAGCGGTCACCATGAAGATGACCAGCAGCACCAGCATCACGTCGATGTAAGGCACCACGTTCATCTCGGCAACCGGCTTGCGCTTTTTGCGAGCTCGAGCGATTAAAGCCATTGGAAATTACCTGCTTATTCTTCGCTGGTGTGCACTTTGCGGTGCAGGATCGCCTGGAATTCATCGGCGAAGGTGTAGTAACGGCCCAGCAGGGTTTCGCCGCGAGCAGCAAAACGGTTGTAAGCGATAACGGCCGGGATGGCGGCGAACAGGCCGATCGCAGTGGCGATCAGTGCTTCGGCAATACCCGGAGCCACAGTGGCCAGGGTCGCTTGCTGGGCAGTGGCTAGGCCACGGAAGGAGTTCATGATCCCCCAGACGGTACCGAACAGACCGATGTACGGGCTGACGGAACCGACGGTGGCGAGGAACGGCAGGCTCTGCTCGAGCTTTTCTTCTTCACGGGAAATGGCGACGCGCATGGCACGGGCCACGCCTTCCATGACCGCTTCCGGATCGACGCCTGGCTGCTGACGCAGACGGGAGAATTCCTTGAAACCGGCACGGAAGATCTGCTCGACGCCCGAATCCGGATCAGGGTTGCTGCCGGCCTGACGGTAGAGTTTGGACAGGTCGATGCCAGACCAGAAGCGCTCTTCAAAGCTCTCCAGGGCACGTCGACCGGCACGCAGCAGGTTGCTGCGCTGAAAGATCATGATCCATGAGGTCACCGATGCGGCTACCAGGATCAGCATTACCAGTTGCACCACGATACTGGCATTGCTGACCAGGCTCCACATGGAGGAATGGTCGACGACGTTAGCTTCCACGCTTTATCTCCTGCTTTGAGTGTGTACCCGCGCCGCTCACGTCGGCAAAGGCCGCACGTAGAGCTTCGGGAATGGCCCGGGGTTTTAAACTTTCAGTGCGCACACAGGCCACCAGAAACTGCCCTTCGCAGAGCAGCGCATTATCCGTGGCTCGCCTGACCTGCTGCTTGAAGCGCAGGCTGACACGGTTCAATTCGATTACTTCAGCGCTTACCAGAAGCTCGTCGTCCAGTCGCGCCGGCGCGTGATAACGCGCTTCGCTGGAATGCACGACAAACAACAGGTCCTCTCCTGCCAGCTGGGACTGGGCAAAGCCCAGATCCCGGAGCCGCTCGGTGCGAGCCCGTTCCATAAACTTGAGGTAATTGACGTAATACACGATGCCGCCCGCATCGGTGTCCTCGTAATAAACGCGACAACGAAGTGCGAAAGGCTCAAGCCCGTTTTGCGCGCGCATACTCTAGTGCTTACTCCTCAGGTTGCCAATCCGGCCAGGCAACTGTTTTTCATTGATTCGCGGCTTTCTGGTGAAAGTACGGTCCTCAGACCGCACAAACTCCGAATAAATCAGCCCGCAAAGGTGATTAATCGTCTACGGCATCAAGGAACTCGTCTACCACGGGCATCTCGCCCAATCGTGACGGAATGTTTAAACCGAAGTGCAGATACGCGTGCCGGGTGACCACCCGCCCCCGCGGCGTGCGCATGATGTAGCCCTGCTGGATCAGGTACGGCTCCAGCACGTCTTCAATGGTATGGCGCTCCTCGCTGATCGCCGCCGCCAGACTGTCCACTCCGACCGGCCCACCGTCGAACTTCTCGATCATGGTCAACAGCAGGCGCCGATCCTGGTGATCGAAGCCACGTTCGTCGACATCCAGCAGGTTCAAGGCCAGGTCGGCGATCGGTTTGGTGATGTGGCCCTTGGCTCGAACTTCGGCAAAATCCCGAACCCGGCGCAGCAAGCGGTTGGCGATCCGTGGGGTGCCACGGGCACGGCGGGCGATTTCAAAGGCGCCTTCCGGGTCCAGCGGCAAGCCGAGGATGTTCGCCGAACGGCTGACAATCGTCGCCAGGTCGGCGGTGTTGTAGAACTCCAGGCGCTGCACGATGCCGAAGCGGTCGCGCAACGGATTGGTCAGCATGCCGGCACGGGTCGTCGCTCCCACCAGGGTGAACGGCGGCAGATCCAATTTGATCGAGCGCGCAGCCGGCCCTTCACCGATCATGATGTCGAGCTGGAAATCCTCCATGGCCGGGTACAGCACTTCTTCGACGATCGGCGACAGCCGATGGATTTCGTCGATGAACAGCACGTCGTGAGGCTCAAGGTTGGTCAACAGCGCCGCCAGATCACCCGGACGCTCAAGCACCGGGCCCGAGGTGCTTTTGATCGACACGCCCATTTC is drawn from Pseudomonas sp. 31-12 and contains these coding sequences:
- the tolQ gene encoding protein TolQ, with the protein product MEANVVDHSSMWSLVSNASIVVQLVMLILVAASVTSWIMIFQRSNLLRAGRRALESFEERFWSGIDLSKLYRQAGSNPDPDSGVEQIFRAGFKEFSRLRQQPGVDPEAVMEGVARAMRVAISREEEKLEQSLPFLATVGSVSPYIGLFGTVWGIMNSFRGLATAQQATLATVAPGIAEALIATAIGLFAAIPAVIAYNRFAARGETLLGRYYTFADEFQAILHRKVHTSEE
- the tolB gene encoding Tol-Pal system beta propeller repeat protein TolB: MFCFAGLATADEKNILVSSGSSQATPIAVVPFGFQGGTVLPDDMAEIIGNDLRNSGYYAPIPKQNMISQPSQASEIIFRDWKAINAQYIMVGSIVPSGGRLQVQYALFNVATEQQVLTGSVSGSVDQLRDMSHYIADQSFEKLTGIKGAFSTRLLYVTAERFSEKNTRYTLQRSDYDGARAVTLLQSREPILSPRFAPDGKRIAYVSFEQKRPRIFMQNIDTGRREQITNFEGLNGAPAWSPDGNRLAFVLSKDGNPDIYVMNLGSRQITRVTNGPGINTEPFWGKDGSTIYFTSDRGGKPQIYKTSVGGGGAERVTFIGNYNANPKLSADEKTLVMIHRQDGFTNFKVAAQDLQRGSVKILTDSTLDESPTVAPNGTMVIYATRQQGRGVLMLVSINGRVRLPLPTAQGEVREPSWSPYLN
- the ybgC gene encoding tol-pal system-associated acyl-CoA thioesterase encodes the protein MRAQNGLEPFALRCRVYYEDTDAGGIVYYVNYLKFMERARTERLRDLGFAQSQLAGEDLLFVVHSSEARYHAPARLDDELLVSAEVIELNRVSLRFKQQVRRATDNALLCEGQFLVACVRTESLKPRAIPEALRAAFADVSGAGTHSKQEIKRGS
- the ruvB gene encoding Holliday junction branch migration DNA helicase RuvB, which encodes MIEADRLIAATPGPRDREEVQDRAIRPVSLAEYIGQPTVREQMELFIQAARGRNESLDHTLIFGPPGLGKTTLANIIAQEMGVSIKSTSGPVLERPGDLAALLTNLEPHDVLFIDEIHRLSPIVEEVLYPAMEDFQLDIMIGEGPAARSIKLDLPPFTLVGATTRAGMLTNPLRDRFGIVQRLEFYNTADLATIVSRSANILGLPLDPEGAFEIARRARGTPRIANRLLRRVRDFAEVRAKGHITKPIADLALNLLDVDERGFDHQDRRLLLTMIEKFDGGPVGVDSLAAAISEERHTIEDVLEPYLIQQGYIMRTPRGRVVTRHAYLHFGLNIPSRLGEMPVVDEFLDAVDD
- the tolR gene encoding protein TolR, translating into MARARKKRKPVAEMNVVPYIDVMLVLLVIFMVTAPMLNQGVKVDLPKVSSEALPQDNNTQVLTISIKSDKTYYWNLGSEVDTEKQQDKAMTLPQMTDAVTKIIRAGTEGGKRTQVFIRGDKTVDYGSVMGAMGGLQKAGVGNVGLITEAP
- the tolA gene encoding cell envelope integrity protein TolA, which encodes MQQMREPSASESYFWPSVLAIVLHVLVFGMLFVSFAFTPELPPAKPIVQATLYQLKSKSQATTQTNQKIAGEAKKSAARQTEVEQMEQKKIEQEAIKAAEQKKEDAAQKAEESKKADETKKAEEAKKADEAKKADEAKKTAEAKKAEEKQLADIAKKKSEEEAKKAAEEEAKKAAAEEAKKKIVEDAKKKAAEDAKKKSEAEEAKKKVAEDAKKKAAADAAKKKSQEAARKSVDEKKAQALADLLSDTPERQQALADEQGDEVAGNFDDLIRSRASEGWAQPPSARKGMKVILQINMLPDGTISGVSVAKSSGDVPFDSSAVAAVKNIGRLTEMQGLKPADFAPYRSFKMTFTPEDLAL